One Bombus pyrosoma isolate SC7728 linkage group LG9, ASM1482585v1, whole genome shotgun sequence genomic window carries:
- the LOC122570844 gene encoding cuticle protein 7-like gives MAFKISLTAILALLVLFHEKADAGGHAHSFQHFHGPVIGDAREVTWKDKHGHHDHDYVAHPHYEFSYGVEDHHTGDYHGQKEHRDGKEVVGEYTIKEPGGNIRTVKYRAGKDGFFAHVLNSNGNDHDGGHHH, from the exons ATGGCTTTTAAA ATTTCTTTAACGGCAATTCTGGCGCTGTTGGTTTTATTTCACGAGAAAGCCGACGCTGGCGGTCACGCGCACTCTTTTCAACATTTCCACGGACCCGTGATAGGCGATGCTCGAGAGGTGACTTGGAAAGACAAGCACGGTCACCACGATCATGATTACGTGGCACATCCGCACTACGAGTTCTCATACGGCGTCGAGGACCATCATACCGGCGATTATCATGGCCAAAAGGAGCATAGAGACG GCAAAGAAGTAGTCGGTGAATACACAATAAAAGAGCCCGGCGGAAATATTAGAACGGTGAAATATCGCGCTGGAAAGGATGGATTTTTCGCTCACGTTCTTAACAGCAACGGTAACGACCACGACGGAGGACACCACCATTGA